Proteins encoded by one window of Taeniopygia guttata chromosome 1A, bTaeGut7.mat, whole genome shotgun sequence:
- the ARHGEF5 gene encoding rho guanine nucleotide exchange factor 5, whose translation MESEETSEGGTTPPGASSIAGEAWDSSAVEGEHHATHTAAEMSTSPSSSAKGAELNTPKDCLAAPGKAAEMLGRPSNSMQKVPAGLEQGQGDTEPQKGLSELEGEMLLEEGGLDYSLNLRQLELVDLQSKQDPSSHSRVQDKAALGSPILQAVKLSTEFPQCQAEPAFHGSDPQQTKSPLADAFVSQRETPKCFLVCKTVSEGHYKAEPFLDNISKDSLQEVDAGAEQEQSTKKLASAPDEQPTSEGAVEDPAKPYTSEDVQESLRAPQGLEKNTESSSSHQLSSTLTCDSQMSSLQAQGNTSAGETGITSMVKDQGMILKENSSASKCLNLEDDHRQTEGSPAPSAESAFQGKNTAKRTEEVSASQHKEPAWEAAASELQQEEEEEECKEQNLPEEGKPLELKDQINKEQNEQEQPQGEELKLEALSSAFGSEIPSVPKHNLDVCVWEYASLSEQIVSAFPPGEPVSVDQHPGEDGLLKANVTEEGFGCQPPAVNPLSSHNQSPGGEIPHMCHVSDQAEDLEDSGHFSIRGQDIGEAHWDDKTQLGRENEHSDGHGKAVQRFDKRDASLCGGVAAPFSTENPEAPVPAHPSTAPSNLEPPDLIDLHSVTGKAELWDLIPASPSEITSAVSVSVPEQEGARIASVTPKHCPGISLNELPDSAGRPPNQTAPAQGWDPTPAQTVLRTGAREAKTSHELLTSEEGFHEDPSGPSSLSVMCMSSLPLQGSFPGDRSSVASIAGPLEASQTPGRTSTPVSHPETIRQNSPQKSAIIQVKETAADVDRKTQVPLFDEPDCSLYQKEPGSRISSVLSTLTWPSEDDTVLAVTQQGQPLSHSSLPLVSEPDAKQLPHPPSHVQRPSQAQAPALHANHLVPPPAPEGDQLLAPRLHSRPPVSCGMDDGKLRAIHPAPSHPLQTATSASDANSMASASDGESLAERDDLVPVSGEWDLGDSGPHDTETSDDSGVSLLTKSFLSLGNEMLVGCSDTSPETTDPHVDTESGKSSPDHPSWPSLEGLITSPDSKSRDSAQLLPMLAFTNPIHFLQLSPPSPPTTRTTCQDEELPWEQPAGSFSGDTKNIQASLAVTEKTEGVRRVRQRLEGGGERQPKAEKAKHAPLEKSSSWPDKKTIGVAVQDPAANQENPVKSRVKTKDWHRQGLKRMSVPPDILQQVSSVPSEEEAHKAHREPPVSSETVTMREKKPADTTENFKRRHSKLINSSRLLYQEYSDVALNKAIQSQKRVDYPEDIESSYPSSPRLRRKVLSPQDSYLQRLSVSSNASLWQDIPMIRGSRMLLNMSREDQRLQEAKFELIISEASYLRSLNVAVDHFQRSAELQAMLTNQERQWLFSRLSDVRDVSASFLFDLEEKFEENMFTFRVCDVALKHAPDFRRVYLPYVTNQTYQEQTFQRLLNGNAGFQQVLERLESDPVCQRLSLKSFLILPFQRITRLKLLLQNILKRTQPKSEEEVQATQAYDALEKLIKDCNENVQRMKSTEELIYLSQKIEFECKIFPLISQSRRLVKCGELTALDFNNLSPKWKVMTRPIYLHLFNDCLLLSRPKEGGRFVVFDHAAFSYVRGEKCEMKLHGANKNLFRLFLLQNNQGKRVEFLFRTETHSEKLRWISALAPPRGEPDLLECPDAPQVQCIKTYKARENDELALEKADIIMVMQYSNDGWIEGVKLSDRERGWFPSEHVENISSKHVRQKNLKEEQRVKNAKQQVFCKK comes from the exons ATGGAGTCTGAAGAAACCAGTGAAGGAGGTACCACTCccccaggagccagcagcatcGCTGGGGAAGCCTGGGATTCTTCAGCTGTGGAAGGAGAGCATCATGCCACTCACACAGCAGCTGAAATGAGCACCAGCCCATCCAGCTCTGCAAAGGGAGCAGAGCTCAACACGCCCAAGGACTGCCTTGCTgctccagggaaagcagcagagatgctggGCAGACCCTCTAACTCTATGCAAAAAGTGCCAGCAGGACTGGAACAAGGCCAAGGGGATACAGAGCCTCAGAAAGGACTCTCAGAACTGGAAGGAGAAATGCTTCTAGAGGAGGGTGGACTGGATTATTCTCTGAATCTTAGGCAGTTGGAACTGGTTGACTTGCAAAGCAAGCAGGACCCTTCCTCTCACAGCAGGGTCCAGGATAaggcagcccttggcagccCCATCCTGCAGGCTGTGAAGCTCAGCACGGAGTTTCCTCAGTGCCAGGCAGAACCGGCCTTTCATGGCTCAGACCCTCAGCAAACGAAATCCCCTTTGGCTGATGCCTTTGTCTCTCAGAGGGAGACACCTAAGTGCTTTTTGGTATGTAAAACTGTTTCAGAAGGGCATTATAAGGCTGAGCCCTTTCTGGATAACATCTCCAAGGATTCTTTGCAGGAGGTTGATGCtggtgcagagcaggagcaaagcaccAAAAAGTTGGCATCAGCACCTGATGAGCAGCCTACCTCAGAGGGAGCAGTAGAAGACCCAGCTAAACCTTACACTTCTGAAGATGTTCAGGAAAGCTTAAGAGCACCCCAGGGTTTGGAAAAGAATACAGAATCTTCCTCTTCCCATCAGCTTTCTTCCACCTTAACATGTGACAGCCAAATGAGTTCACTACAAGCACAAGGAAACACCTCAGCTGGTGAAACAGGGATTACTAGCATGGTCAAAGACCAGGGAATGATTCTTAAAGAGAACTCATCTGCTTCCAAATGTCTTAATCTAGAAGATGATCACAGACAAACTGAGGGCAGTCCTGCCCCTTCAGCAGAGAGTGCTTTCCAAGGAAAGAATACTGCTAAAAGGACAGAGGAAGTGAGTGCTTCACAGCATAAGGAGCCAGCTTGGGAGGCAGCAGCATCTGAACTTCAgcaagaagaggaggaggaagagtgCAAAGAGCAGAATCTGCCAGAAGAAGGCAAACCTTTGGAGCTCAAAGATCAGATAAACAAGGAACAAAATGAGCAGGAGCAACCACAGGGTGAAGAGCTGAAACTAGAGGCTCTATCATCAGCTTTTGGGTCAGAGATACCTTCTGTTCCCAAGCATAATTTGGATGTATGTGTTTGGGAGTATGCTTCCTTGTCTGAGCAAATAGTATCAGCGTTTCCTCCTGGGGAACCTGTCTCTGTGGATCAGCATCCTGGGGAGGATGGGCTGCTGAAAGCTAATGTCACTGAAGAAGGTTTTGGATGTCAGCCACCTGCTGTCAACCCTCTGTCCTCACATAACCAGAGCCCAGGGGGGGAAATTCCCCACATGTGCCATGTCTCTGACCAAGCAGAAGACCTGGAGGACTCTGGCCACTTTTCCATCCGTGGTCAGGATATTGGAGAAGCTCACTGGGATGATAAGACACAACTGGGTAGGGAGAATGAGCACAGTGATGGTCATGGAAAAGCTGTCCAGAGGTTTGATAAAAGAGATGCATCACTCTGTGGAGGGGTAGCAGCACCTTTTAGCACTGAGAACCCAGAGGCTCCTGTTCCAGCACACCCTTCCACTGCTCCCAGTAACTTGGAGCCACCTGATCTTATAGATCTTCATTCTGTAACAGGAAAAGCTGAGCTCTGGGACTTGATTCCAGCTTCCCCCTCGGAGATCACCTCAGCGGTATCAGTGTCTGTTCCAGAGCAGGAGGGTGCCAGAATAGCCTCTGTGACCCCCAAACACTGTCCTGGCATCAGCCTGAATGAGCTGCCAGACTCTGCAGGGAGGCCACCCAATCAAACTGCTCCTGCACAAGGGTGGGATCCAACACCAGCACAAACTGTTCTAAGGACAGGTGCAAGGGAGGCCAAGACTTCCCATGAGCTCCTTACCTCTGAGGAAGGCTTTCATGAGGACCCTAGTGGCCCATCTTCTCTCTCTGTAATGTGCATGAGCTCCCTTCCTCTTCAAGGGAGCTTTCCTGGGGACAGGAGTTCTGTGGCTAGTATTGCAGGGCCTCTGGAAGCATCCCAAACACCAGGAAGGACTTCCACTCCCGTGAGCCACCCTGAAACAATTCGGCAAAACTCTCCCCAGAAAAGTGCCATTATACAAGtaaaagaaacagcagcagatgtggATCGTAAAACTCAAGTGCCTTTATTTGATGAGCCTGATTGCAGTTTATACCAAAAAGAGCCTGGATCCAGAATTTCCAGTGTGCTGAGCACCCTAACTTGGCCCTCCGAAGATGATACGGTCCTTGCTGTGACCCAGCAAGGACAACCTCTGTCCCACTCAAGCCTACCTCTGGTGTCTGAGCCTGATGCCAAACAgcttcctcatcctccttccCACGTCCAAAGGCCCAGTCAAGCTCAGGCCCCTGCACTCCATGCAAATCACCTTGTTCCACCTCCAGCCCCTGAAGGTGACCAGCTGCTGGCTCCTAGACTGCACTCCAGGCCCCCTGTCAGCTGTGGGATGGATGATGGTAAGCTGAGAGCCATTCACCCTGCTCCAAGCCATCCTCTCCAGACTGCCACCTCTGCATCTGATGCCAACTCCATGGCCTCTGCTTCTGATGGAGAAAGTCTAGCAGAGAGAGATGACCTTGTTCCAGTGAGTGGAGAGTGGGATCTTGGTGACTCGGGTCCCCATGATACAGAGACTTCTGATGACTCAGGGGTCAGTTTGCTGACCAAAAGTTTTTTGTCTCTTGGAAATGAAATGTTGGTTGGCTGCTCTGACACCAGCCCTGAAACAACAGATCCCCACGTGGATACAGAGAGTGGAAAATCCTCACCTGACCACCCTTCTTGGCCCTCGTTGGAAGGCCTGATAACATCCCCAGACTCCAAAAGCAGAgactctgcacagctccttccaATGCTTGCATTCACTAATCCTATCCACTTCCTCCAGCTTAGCCCTCCATCGCCACCGACCACCAGAACAACCTGCCAGGACGAGGAGCTGCCATGGGAGCAGCCCGCAGGTAGCTTCAGTGGGGACACAAAGAACATCCAGGCTTCACTGGCCgtcacagagaaaacagaaggtGTGAGGAGGGTCAGGCAAaggctggaaggaggaggagaacgCCAGCCAAAGGCAGAAAAGGCCAAACATGCACCCTTGGAAAAATCATCAAGTTGGCCAGACAAAAAAACTATTGGGGTAGCTGTGCAGGACCCAGCAGCCAATCAAGAAAACCCAGTTAAAAGCCGAGTAAAAACCAAGGACTGGCACCGTCAAGGCCTGAAGAGGATGTCGGTACCACCAGACATCTTACAGC AGGTTTCTTCTGTTCCTTCAGAGGAAGAAGCTCACAAGGCACACAGGGAGCCACCAGTCAGCTCAGAAACAGTTACAATGCG AGAGAAGAAACCTGCAGACACAACAGAGAACTTCAAGCGCCGGCACTCCAAACTGATCAACTCCT CAAGATTGCTGTATCAGGAGTACAGTGATGTGGCTCTGAACAAGGCCATCCAAAGCCAGAAGAGAGTGGATTATCCAGAGGATATAGAGTCAAGTTACCCAAGTTCCCCAAGGCTACGGAGGAAAGTGCTGTCTCCCCAGGACTCATATTTGCAACGTCTGTCAGTCTCATCTAATGCATCCCTCTGGCAGGACATCCCCATGATACGGGGCAGCAGAATGCTGCTTAACATGTCCCGTGAGGACCAGAGGCTGCAAGAG GCCAAGTTTGAGCTGATAATATCTGAGGCTTCCTACCTGCGCAGTTTGAACGTGGCAGTGGATCACTTCCAGCGCTCGGCAGAGCTCCAGGCGATGCTCACCAACCAGGAGCGCCAGTGGCTCTTCTCCCGCCTCTCCGACGTGCGCGATGTCAGCGCCAG TTTCCTCTTTGACTTGGAGGAGAAATTTGAAGAGAACATGTTCACCTTCCGTGTGTGTGACGTGGCTCTGAAACACGCCCCCGACTTCCGCCGGGTCTATCTGCCTTACGTGACAAACCAGACATATCAGGAGCAAACCTTCCAGAGGTTACT AAATGGAAATGCAGGGTTCCAGCAAGTCCTGGAGAGACTGGAAAGTGATCCAGTGTGCCAGCGCCTCTCGCTTAAatccttcctcatcctcccctTCCAGCGCATCACCCGACTCAAACTCCTGCTACAG AATATCCTAAAAAGAACTCAGCCCAAGTCTGAGGAGGAAGTGCAAGCAACGCAGGCCTATGATGCACTTGAAAAG ctcATCAAGGATTGCAATGAGAATGTCCAGCGCATGAAGAGCACTGAAGAGCTGATCTACCTCAGCCAGAAGATTGAATTTGAGTGTAAG ATATTCCCACTCATCTCACAGTCGAGGCGACTTGTGAAGTGTGGTGAATTGACAGCACTGGACTTCAACAACCTGAGTCCAAAATGGAAAGTCATGACCCGGCCCATCTACCTGCACCTTTTCAATGACTGTCTGCTCCTGTCTCGGCCCAAGGA GGGTGGACGTTTTGTTGTGTTTGACCACGCTGCTTTCTCGTACGTGCGTGGGGAAAAGTGCGAGATGAAACTCCACGGGGCAAACAAGAATCTGTTCCGTCTCTTTCTGCTTCAGAATAACCAGGGAAAAAGAGTGGAGTTCTTGTTTCGGACAGAGACACA CAGTGAGAAGCTGAGGTGGATCTCTGCTTTGGCTCCTCCACGGGGAGAACCAGACCTCCTGGAATGCCCTG ATGCACCTCAGGTTCAGTGCATAAAGACTTACAAGGCTCGGGAAAACGATGAGCTGGCTTTGGAGAAGGCAGATATCATCATGGTTATGCAGTACAGCAATGATG GGTGGATAGAAGGAGTAAAACTCTCAGACCGGGAGAGAGGCTGGTTCCCCTCAGAACACGTGGAAAACATCTCCAGCAAACACGTGCGGCAGAAGAACCTGAAGGAGGAGCAACGGGTGAAGAATGCCAAGCAGCAGGTTTTCTGCAAGAAATAA